The Pseudolabrys sp. FHR47 genome contains a region encoding:
- a CDS encoding branched-chain amino acid ABC transporter permease, whose translation MLELLPHLLNGIALGLLFSLVALGFMLILGLMEQINLAHGSLFALGAYFAYAVCAAKLPLPNEAIAAWAAVPLGWRFATAIVVAPILVAPFGLVLERLMRRTYGRDPLYGLLLTFGVAMVLEEMIRVIWGTRDYMLPVPNDIGGGFIMLDLIWSTYRFWAAAMAIVAMAGVWFIVERTRFGAMVKAGAHDSEIVQALGIDLTRLRVWIFVLGTMLAAFAGVVMAPLWGIRPHMGVDAVVPAFLIIVLGGVGSFWGAVIGGLLVGMVVGLSAAYASEWSMLSMYLLLIGVVAFRARGLFGKKSVLEV comes from the coding sequence ATGCTCGAACTCCTGCCGCACCTGTTGAACGGCATTGCGCTGGGCCTCTTGTTTTCGCTCGTGGCGCTGGGCTTCATGCTCATCCTTGGCCTGATGGAGCAGATCAACCTCGCGCACGGATCGCTGTTCGCGCTCGGCGCCTATTTCGCCTACGCGGTGTGCGCCGCGAAGCTGCCGCTGCCGAACGAAGCGATCGCCGCCTGGGCCGCGGTGCCGCTCGGCTGGCGCTTTGCCACCGCCATCGTAGTCGCGCCGATCCTGGTGGCGCCGTTCGGCCTGGTGCTGGAGCGGTTGATGCGCCGCACCTACGGTCGCGATCCGTTGTACGGATTGCTGCTTACCTTCGGCGTCGCCATGGTGCTGGAGGAAATGATCCGCGTCATCTGGGGCACGCGCGATTACATGCTGCCGGTGCCGAACGATATTGGCGGCGGTTTCATCATGCTCGATCTGATCTGGTCGACCTACCGCTTCTGGGCGGCCGCGATGGCGATTGTAGCGATGGCGGGCGTCTGGTTCATCGTCGAGCGCACGCGGTTCGGCGCCATGGTCAAGGCGGGCGCCCATGACAGCGAGATCGTCCAGGCCCTCGGCATCGATCTGACGCGGCTGCGCGTGTGGATTTTCGTGCTCGGCACCATGCTCGCGGCCTTCGCCGGCGTGGTCATGGCGCCACTCTGGGGTATCCGCCCGCATATGGGCGTCGATGCCGTGGTGCCGGCCTTCCTGATCATCGTGCTCGGCGGCGTCGGCAGCTTCTGGGGCGCCGTCATTGGCGGGTTGCTGGTCGGCATGGTGGTTGGCCTGTCGGCGGCCTACGCCTCCGAATGGTCGATGCTGTCGATGTATCTGCTGCTGATCGGCGTCGTGGCGTTCCGCGCCCGCGGCCTGTTCGGCAAGAAGAGCGTGCTGGAGGTCTGA
- a CDS encoding branched-chain amino acid ABC transporter permease, with translation MTQIERGAPAITLAMIGTWLVFASVPLWIEKVGLYQYLGVEILIFATYALAYNLVLGHAGLPSFGHGAFFGIGAYAFGLAQHHVWPNLWFCLAAAAAAAAIAGLIVALFISHRRGIYYALMTIAFGQVFWFVAIKATSITGGEDGLLKIERLPVTAGFASFDLKSNVALFYFVLVVFAAVTVFLWRLVHSPFGRVVKAIKQNEMRARFVGYNVWAYKAAVLILSACLSGMAGGMFAMAQNSAFPDVMSLHYSGYVVMMTLVGGGLVSFWGPVIGAAAFFLARDVIGAVTTGWMLWFGLCFVILVLFKPEGIAGLFQGYMRSRAAPKNAPPQPAPTSVAR, from the coding sequence ATGACGCAAATCGAACGCGGCGCTCCGGCCATTACGCTCGCCATGATCGGCACCTGGCTCGTCTTTGCCAGCGTACCGCTCTGGATCGAGAAGGTCGGACTCTATCAGTATCTCGGCGTCGAGATCCTGATCTTCGCCACCTACGCACTCGCCTATAACCTCGTCCTCGGCCATGCCGGCCTGCCGTCCTTCGGCCACGGCGCGTTCTTCGGCATCGGCGCCTATGCCTTCGGTCTTGCCCAGCACCATGTGTGGCCGAACCTGTGGTTCTGTCTTGCCGCCGCCGCAGCGGCCGCGGCAATTGCCGGACTCATCGTCGCGCTGTTCATCTCGCACCGGCGCGGCATCTATTACGCACTAATGACCATCGCTTTCGGTCAGGTGTTCTGGTTCGTCGCCATCAAGGCAACTTCGATCACCGGCGGCGAAGACGGGCTGCTCAAGATCGAGCGCCTGCCGGTGACAGCCGGCTTCGCCAGCTTCGACCTCAAGAGCAACGTCGCGCTGTTCTATTTCGTTCTGGTGGTCTTCGCCGCTGTAACGGTCTTCTTGTGGCGGCTCGTCCATTCGCCGTTCGGCCGCGTCGTCAAGGCGATCAAGCAGAACGAAATGCGCGCACGCTTCGTTGGCTACAATGTCTGGGCCTACAAAGCCGCGGTGCTGATCCTGTCGGCCTGTCTCTCCGGCATGGCTGGCGGCATGTTCGCCATGGCGCAGAACTCTGCATTTCCTGACGTCATGAGCCTGCACTATTCCGGCTACGTCGTGATGATGACGTTGGTCGGCGGCGGCTTGGTATCGTTCTGGGGGCCTGTGATCGGCGCGGCAGCCTTCTTCCTGGCGCGCGACGTTATCGGCGCGGTCACGACCGGCTGGATGCTGTGGTTCGGTCTCTGCTTTGTTATTCTGGTGCTATTCAAGCCCGAAGGCATCGCCGGCCTGTTCCAGGGGTACATGCGCAGCCGCGCGGCACCGAAGAATGCCCCGCCGCAGCCGGCACCGACGTCAGTGGCGAGGTGA
- a CDS encoding ABC transporter ATP-binding protein, with amino-acid sequence MAIFEARELHLRFGDRVVLEDVSLAFEEGKLSGIMGPNGAGKTTCFNVLTGRYKPDRGRVLWQGQDITGRSPQDIVRLGVARSFQLMNLFDEFSVFENIAVALPATRSRSTNMLTSAYADPAVTDEVYGILERIGLADRARDDAKSLPYGARRALEIGVALACRPKLLFLDEPTAGLGADGRARLAELIARLKGQLTIVVIEHDMEFLFSLADEISVIHWGQVIARGTPMALKQNPWVESSNLGRLN; translated from the coding sequence ATGGCCATTTTCGAAGCCCGAGAACTGCATCTTCGATTCGGTGACCGCGTCGTGCTGGAAGACGTGTCGCTCGCCTTCGAGGAAGGCAAGCTGTCCGGCATCATGGGACCGAACGGCGCCGGCAAGACGACCTGCTTCAACGTCCTCACCGGCCGCTACAAGCCGGACCGTGGCCGCGTGCTCTGGCAGGGGCAGGACATCACCGGCCGCTCGCCGCAGGACATCGTGCGGCTCGGCGTGGCGCGCTCGTTCCAGCTTATGAATCTGTTCGACGAGTTCAGCGTGTTCGAGAACATCGCGGTGGCGCTGCCGGCGACCCGTTCGCGCAGCACCAACATGCTAACGTCAGCCTACGCCGACCCCGCCGTCACCGACGAGGTCTACGGAATCCTTGAACGCATCGGGCTTGCCGACCGCGCGCGGGACGACGCCAAGTCGTTGCCGTACGGCGCCAGGCGCGCGCTGGAGATCGGCGTCGCGCTGGCGTGCAGGCCCAAGCTGCTGTTCCTCGACGAGCCCACCGCCGGCCTCGGCGCCGACGGCCGCGCGCGACTGGCCGAACTTATCGCCCGCCTCAAGGGCCAACTCACCATCGTTGTGATCGAACACGACATGGAGTTCTTGTTCTCGCTGGCCGACGAGATTTCCGTGATCCACTGGGGCCAGGTGATCGCCCGCGGCACCCCTATGGCGCTGAAGCAGAACCCTTGGGTCGAGTCCTCCAATCTGGGACGGCTGAACTGA
- a CDS encoding ABC transporter ATP-binding protein: MLEVSNITAFYGETQALFSVSLSLREGEVLALLGANGAGKTTVLRSILGLTRARQGDIRFRDRSIAARPTHEIASAGIGWVPDDRRLCPTLTVRQNLMLGEKRTSFRAWSLDEVTEIFSPLKYLMAREAETLSGGEMQMVAIGRALLGSPGLVLFDEPSQGLAPKIVDDVLGVICRLKDAGIASIVVEQNADIALSVADHVVVLSHGQVAWKGEAEALRSDPALKRQLLGGLQ; encoded by the coding sequence ATGCTCGAAGTCAGCAACATCACCGCCTTCTACGGCGAGACACAGGCGCTGTTCTCCGTGTCGCTGTCGCTGCGCGAGGGCGAGGTGCTGGCGCTGCTTGGTGCCAATGGCGCCGGCAAGACGACGGTCCTGCGCTCGATCCTCGGCCTGACGCGCGCACGGCAGGGTGATATCCGCTTTCGCGACAGGTCGATCGCGGCGCGACCGACCCATGAGATCGCCAGCGCCGGCATCGGCTGGGTGCCGGACGATCGCCGGCTTTGCCCGACATTAACGGTACGTCAGAATTTGATGCTCGGCGAAAAGCGAACTTCGTTTCGCGCCTGGTCACTTGACGAGGTGACCGAGATTTTCTCGCCACTGAAATATCTGATGGCGCGCGAAGCCGAGACCCTGTCCGGTGGCGAAATGCAGATGGTGGCGATCGGCCGCGCTCTGCTCGGCTCGCCGGGACTCGTGCTGTTCGACGAGCCGAGTCAGGGGCTCGCGCCGAAGATTGTCGACGACGTGCTCGGCGTTATCTGTCGCCTGAAAGACGCCGGCATCGCCAGCATTGTGGTTGAGCAGAATGCCGACATCGCGCTGTCGGTGGCCGATCACGTCGTCGTGCTGTCGCACGGCCAGGTCGCCTGGAAGGGTGAAGCCGAAGCCCTGCGCAGCGATCCGGCCTTGAAGCGTCAACTGCTCGGAGGCCTGCAATGA
- a CDS encoding NAD-dependent succinate-semialdehyde dehydrogenase gives MSTPQYLSKLDHYINGAWVQPTSGKSQDVVNPATNQPIGKLGHASKADLDAAVKAAEAGFKTWRKISAFERAKILRKAADLVRARAEQIATALTFEQGKILGEAKLEVMGSADVIDWFADEGRRAYGRIIPARADGVRNMVIMEPVGPVAGFSPWNFPVLQATRKISAALAAGCSIIVKCPEETPGSPIEFVKCFEEAGVPAGVINLLYGVPAEISEYLIAHPSIRKISFTGSVPVGKQLASLAGLHMKRATMELGGHAPVMVFDDADTESAANLMAFLKYRNAGQVCVSPTRFFVQEKAYDKFVSKFIDLAKAVKVGDGFDPASKMGPLANPRRVNAMESIILDAKEKGAKIETGGSRIGNAGNFFEPTVLTGVPQSARIMSEEPFGPVAVMMPFKDTDAMLEQANSLPFGLASYAFTKDAKTAAKLADSIEAGMLTINHFGIALPETPFGGIKDSGYGHEGGIEGLSAYLQTKFVSHLA, from the coding sequence ATGAGCACGCCGCAGTATCTCTCCAAGCTCGACCATTACATCAATGGTGCCTGGGTGCAGCCGACCTCCGGCAAAAGCCAGGACGTCGTCAACCCCGCGACCAACCAGCCGATCGGCAAGCTCGGCCACGCATCGAAGGCCGACCTCGACGCCGCGGTGAAGGCCGCCGAAGCGGGCTTCAAGACCTGGCGCAAGATCTCGGCTTTCGAGCGCGCCAAGATCCTGCGCAAGGCCGCCGATCTGGTACGCGCCCGCGCCGAGCAGATCGCCACCGCGCTGACCTTCGAGCAAGGCAAAATTCTCGGCGAGGCAAAACTCGAGGTGATGGGCTCTGCCGACGTCATCGACTGGTTCGCCGACGAGGGCCGCCGCGCCTATGGCCGCATTATCCCGGCGCGCGCCGACGGCGTGCGCAACATGGTGATCATGGAGCCGGTCGGCCCGGTCGCCGGGTTCTCGCCGTGGAATTTCCCGGTGCTGCAAGCGACGCGCAAAATCAGCGCCGCGCTCGCCGCCGGCTGCTCGATCATCGTCAAGTGCCCGGAAGAAACACCCGGCTCGCCGATCGAATTCGTCAAATGCTTCGAGGAAGCCGGCGTGCCGGCCGGCGTCATCAACCTTCTGTACGGCGTGCCGGCGGAGATTTCCGAATACCTCATCGCGCACCCATCTATTCGCAAGATCTCGTTCACCGGTTCGGTGCCGGTCGGCAAACAGCTTGCCTCTCTCGCCGGCCTGCACATGAAACGCGCCACCATGGAGCTCGGCGGCCATGCGCCGGTGATGGTGTTCGACGACGCCGATACGGAGAGCGCGGCGAACCTGATGGCCTTCCTGAAATATCGCAACGCCGGTCAGGTTTGCGTGTCGCCGACCCGCTTCTTCGTGCAGGAGAAGGCCTACGACAAGTTCGTGTCGAAATTCATCGATCTCGCCAAGGCGGTGAAGGTCGGCGACGGCTTCGACCCGGCCAGCAAGATGGGCCCTCTCGCCAATCCGCGTCGCGTCAACGCGATGGAAAGCATCATCCTCGACGCCAAGGAAAAGGGTGCCAAAATTGAGACCGGCGGCAGCCGGATCGGCAATGCCGGCAATTTCTTTGAGCCGACCGTGCTCACAGGCGTGCCGCAGAGCGCACGCATCATGAGTGAGGAGCCGTTCGGTCCGGTCGCGGTGATGATGCCGTTCAAGGACACGGATGCCATGCTCGAGCAGGCCAACAGCCTGCCCTTCGGCCTCGCCAGCTATGCCTTCACCAAGGACGCTAAGACTGCCGCCAAACTGGCCGACTCGATCGAGGCTGGCATGCTGACGATCAACCACTTCGGCATCGCCCTGCCGGAGACGCCGTTCGGCGGCATCAAGGATTCCGGTTACGGTCACGAAGGCGGCATCGAAGGTTTGAGCGCTTACCTGCAGACCAAGTTCGTCAGCCATCTGGCTTGA
- a CDS encoding ATP-binding cassette domain-containing protein yields MSAAPLLRLDDVEKVYHRGTFDRTPAFSLRVDLGFDRPEIVGVMGPNGAGKTTLFEMIAGSNAPTGGRIMVAGQDIQNVRYSQRDRLAIHYHQSYQVRNFRKRKPSFMMERAAGSYPLVHLFDEPQFNTQDGYIGFMLDFFRKLRSDNRLVFICLHPTAPFQIDIMREVCERFLFVNKGGVSEYATLPDMTRQPDVRQYLGALAP; encoded by the coding sequence ATGAGCGCAGCGCCGCTGCTACGTCTCGACGATGTCGAGAAGGTCTATCATCGCGGCACGTTCGACCGCACACCGGCCTTCTCGCTGCGGGTCGATCTCGGCTTCGATCGTCCGGAGATCGTTGGTGTCATGGGACCGAACGGCGCCGGCAAGACCACCTTGTTTGAGATGATCGCAGGCTCGAATGCGCCAACAGGCGGGCGGATCATGGTCGCTGGCCAGGACATCCAGAATGTGCGCTATAGCCAGCGCGACCGGCTGGCGATCCACTATCACCAGTCCTATCAGGTGCGGAATTTCCGCAAGCGCAAACCGTCCTTCATGATGGAACGCGCGGCCGGTTCCTATCCCCTCGTCCATCTATTCGACGAGCCGCAGTTCAATACCCAGGACGGCTATATCGGCTTCATGCTGGATTTCTTCCGCAAACTGCGCAGCGACAACCGGTTGGTCTTCATCTGCCTGCATCCCACCGCGCCATTCCAGATCGACATCATGCGGGAAGTGTGCGAGCGTTTCCTGTTCGTCAACAAAGGCGGGGTGTCCGAGTATGCCACCTTGCCGGACATGACCCGGCAACCGGATGTGCGCCAGTATCTCGGCGCGCTGGCTCCCTGA
- a CDS encoding enolase C-terminal domain-like protein — translation MTAPRLRLIDMRAYERPVTLRLPFRFGVVTLREAPQLFVRARIRMADGREGEGISAELLVPKWFDKSPNLTNEDNFEQLRRSLAIAQRHAIAVGIQTAFGIAAEANAGHRAECAAAGLNGLVASFGQALTERAIIDALGRLEGVSAAALVRDNRLGITAALTPDLEGFDLAAFLSLRKVADTIAARHTVGLVDAITRAETAGKRLDDGLPESLEEVIAAYGQRYFKLKVGGKVDEDIERLAQIAAVLDRDAGDYKATLDGNEQYENVDAVLALWRRMGEDKRLTRLKASLLLIEQPIARSEALSKPVHPLAKDIPVEIDESDSDFDIFPRAKSLGYTGISSKSCKGFYRALLNSARVSHYGAAGGHYVMSAEDLTTQGGVAVQQDLVLASLVGATHVERNGHHYVDGMAGAPQSEQDAFLAAHGDLYARAGNGRVRLAIKGGDISLRTIAQASGLASAVMPDWSAMNPSAALAGA, via the coding sequence ATGACCGCGCCGCGCCTGCGCCTGATCGACATGCGTGCCTATGAGCGTCCGGTGACCTTGCGCCTGCCGTTCCGGTTCGGCGTCGTCACCTTGCGCGAGGCGCCGCAGCTTTTCGTGCGGGCGCGGATTCGCATGGCCGATGGCCGCGAAGGCGAGGGGATTTCGGCCGAGCTTCTGGTGCCGAAATGGTTCGACAAGTCGCCAAACCTCACTAACGAGGACAATTTCGAACAGCTCCGCCGGTCGCTGGCAATTGCACAGCGCCATGCCATCGCGGTTGGTATACAGACCGCCTTCGGTATTGCAGCCGAAGCCAATGCCGGCCATCGTGCCGAATGCGCCGCGGCCGGCCTGAACGGACTGGTTGCGTCCTTCGGTCAGGCGCTGACCGAACGCGCCATCATCGATGCGTTGGGCCGTCTAGAGGGCGTATCGGCGGCGGCGCTGGTGCGTGACAATCGCCTTGGCATCACGGCGGCGCTGACGCCCGATCTCGAAGGTTTTGATCTCGCCGCCTTCCTGTCATTGCGGAAAGTTGCCGATACCATCGCCGCGCGGCACACCGTTGGCCTCGTCGATGCGATTACGCGCGCGGAAACGGCAGGAAAGCGTCTTGACGACGGCTTGCCGGAGAGTCTCGAGGAGGTGATCGCCGCCTACGGCCAGCGCTATTTCAAGCTCAAGGTCGGCGGCAAGGTCGATGAGGACATAGAACGTCTGGCGCAGATCGCCGCCGTGCTCGACCGCGACGCCGGCGATTACAAGGCAACGCTCGACGGCAACGAGCAGTATGAGAATGTCGATGCCGTGCTGGCGCTATGGCGGCGCATGGGCGAGGACAAGCGGCTCACGCGGCTCAAGGCATCGCTGCTGTTGATAGAACAGCCGATCGCGCGGTCCGAGGCGCTGAGCAAACCGGTGCATCCGCTGGCGAAGGACATCCCCGTCGAGATCGACGAATCCGACAGCGACTTCGACATCTTTCCGCGTGCGAAGTCGCTCGGATATACCGGCATCTCGTCGAAGTCCTGCAAGGGCTTCTATCGCGCGCTGCTCAACAGCGCCCGCGTCTCGCACTATGGCGCCGCTGGCGGGCATTACGTCATGTCCGCGGAAGATCTGACCACGCAAGGCGGCGTCGCCGTGCAGCAGGACCTCGTGCTGGCATCGCTGGTCGGCGCCACGCATGTCGAGCGCAACGGTCATCACTATGTCGATGGCATGGCCGGCGCGCCGCAATCTGAGCAGGACGCCTTTCTCGCTGCCCATGGCGATCTTTACGCCCGCGCCGGCAATGGGCGTGTTCGATTGGCGATCAAGGGCGGCGATATTTCGCTGCGCACGATTGCGCAGGCGAGCGGTCTGGCGAGCGCCGTCATGCCCGACTGGTCGGCGATGAACCCGAGCGCGGCACTGGCCGGCGCCTGA
- a CDS encoding sugar phosphate isomerase/epimerase, with the protein MKTEGLSINLATVRQQWNLPEAVAACAKLGISYVDPWRDQVAAVGLDTAGKAIKDNGLKVSGYCRGGMFPAADAAGRQAAIDDNKRALDEAAALGAECLVLVVGGLPSGSRDLVAARQMVQDGLAAILPHARSVGVPLAIEPLHPMYAGDRACVNTLKQALDMAGQLGDDVGVAIDVYHVWWDPEIEAQIARAGREKRILGYHICDWLVPTRDLLLDRGMPGDGVIDLPRFRGLIEAAGYKGPTEIEIFSAQDWWTRPGEEVLKTCIARYNDTFR; encoded by the coding sequence ATGAAAACCGAAGGCCTCTCGATCAATCTCGCCACCGTGCGACAGCAATGGAACCTGCCGGAAGCGGTGGCGGCCTGCGCGAAACTCGGCATCTCCTATGTCGATCCGTGGCGCGATCAGGTCGCGGCGGTGGGTCTCGATACCGCGGGGAAGGCGATCAAGGACAACGGCCTCAAGGTTTCCGGCTATTGCCGCGGCGGCATGTTCCCGGCCGCTGACGCGGCGGGACGTCAGGCGGCGATCGACGACAACAAGCGTGCGCTGGACGAGGCGGCGGCGCTCGGCGCGGAGTGTCTCGTGCTGGTCGTTGGCGGGCTGCCGTCCGGTTCACGTGATCTCGTCGCGGCGCGGCAGATGGTGCAGGATGGGCTTGCCGCGATCCTGCCGCACGCGCGGTCGGTCGGCGTTCCGCTCGCCATCGAGCCGCTGCATCCGATGTATGCCGGCGACCGCGCCTGCGTGAACACGCTGAAGCAGGCGCTCGATATGGCGGGGCAACTCGGCGACGACGTTGGCGTCGCCATCGACGTCTATCATGTCTGGTGGGACCCGGAGATCGAGGCCCAGATCGCGCGTGCCGGCCGCGAGAAACGCATCTTGGGCTACCACATCTGCGATTGGCTGGTGCCGACCAGGGACCTGCTGCTCGACCGCGGTATGCCGGGCGACGGTGTCATCGACCTGCCGCGGTTCCGCGGGCTGATCGAGGCTGCCGGCTACAAGGGCCCGACCGAGATCGAGATTTTCTCGGCGCAGGACTGGTGGACCCGTCCAGGCGAGGAGGTCCTGAAGACCTGCATCGCGCGCTACAACGACACGTTCAGGTAG